From Cellulosimicrobium sp. ES-005, one genomic window encodes:
- a CDS encoding cupin, producing the protein MTNVDLLTDAHLTHARTSPNGRSAEVVLHDGPLRQTILALRAGVELGEHNSPPAASIQVLRGRVRVTALGEGDVELGTGELRVLTHERHAVGALEDSAFLLTTVTSIPDA; encoded by the coding sequence ATGACGAACGTCGACCTTCTCACCGACGCCCACCTCACCCACGCCCGGACCTCCCCGAACGGGCGCAGCGCCGAGGTCGTGCTGCACGACGGCCCCCTGCGTCAGACGATCCTCGCGCTGCGCGCGGGCGTCGAGCTCGGCGAGCACAACTCGCCGCCCGCGGCGTCGATCCAGGTGCTGCGCGGCCGGGTCCGCGTCACCGCGCTCGGCGAGGGCGACGTCGAGCTGGGCACCGGCGAGCTGCGCGTCCTCACGCACGAGCGCCACGCGGTGGGCGCGCTCGAGGACTCGGCGTTCCTCCTCACGACGGTGACGAGCATCCCGGACGCCTGA